Proteins from one Mixophyes fleayi isolate aMixFle1 chromosome 9, aMixFle1.hap1, whole genome shotgun sequence genomic window:
- the FGD1 gene encoding FYVE, RhoGEF and PH domain-containing protein 1 isoform X2, with protein MYMDKSSLKGLQPKPPVLVKSLSLEPAHIPVHPDKTQQPQSDIGSSSDCNGTFPEPSNPKPAAPRRSLRTKPEVPPKPPHLQSVRRPRPPGHIPPPPSRPLPADPRLARVPLRPDNKDGTPSAVTSLIEKFEKEPIILPAERNCLVHELDPEIISAPALHPGYSMVELGNKLLDLLEPEASQASLERRRRLVVGGGDTEERGEQDSLGKIANRDSGIDSISSPSTSEEMCFLGEVEEGGREEMEPPHITVQHCSTHDSEGDSDMEDGSGGEEEMGRLDHCEFTARQKVYNIANELLQTEKSYVSRLHLLDQVFCARLMEEAGTKGSFPIEVVMGIFSNICSIYCFHQQFLLPELEKRMQEWDSNPRIGDILQKLAPFLKMYGEYVKNFDRAMELVNTWTERSSQFKGIVQEVQREEACGNLTLQHHMLEPVQRIPRYELLLKDYLQKLSEESGDRRDAEKSLDLIATAAEHSNAAIRKMERMHKLLKVYELLGGEEDIVNPTNELIKEGHILKLSAKNGTTQDRYLILFNDRLLYCVPKLRLIGQKYSVRARIDVEGMELKHSSSPNLTRTFLVSGKQRSLELQARTEEEKKDWIQAIEATMSRHEQTMETYKLLNSSHREDEETPPNSPNTDLGKRAPTPIREKEVTMCMKCQEAFNSITKRRHHCKACGHVVCGKCSEFRARLVYDNNRTNRVCVDCYSALHGSVPSPGYNSHTPQRRKSILEKQASVVAEHSVLCSYMHYMEKGAKSWHKGWFVIPQNEPLVLYIYGAPQDVKAQRSIPLIGFEVTPTEQCERSDRKHVFKISQSQLSFYFSPETEELQRRWVKALSRAGRGDDYNSKHLILETEEETAGTGELLGDT; from the exons ggCTCCAACCCAAGCCTCCAGTGCTTGTTAAAAGCCTCTCCTTGGAGCCAGCTCACATCCCGGTACACCCTGATAAAACCCAGCAGCCCCAATCTGATATTGGAAGCTCCTCTGACTGCAATGGCACCTTCCCAGAACCCTCCAACCCAAAACCAGCAGCACCTAGACGCTCCCTACGCACCAAACCTGAAG TTCCTCCAAAGCCCCCACACCTCCAAAGCGTGAGAAGACCAAGGCCCCCTGGCCatatccccccacccccttcccgtCCGCTGCCTGCAGACCCCCGACTTGCAAGAGTCCCACTACGCCCAGACAACAAGGATGGAACACCCTCAGCAGTTACCTCCCTGATTGAGAAATTTGAGAA AGAACCCATCATTCTGCCTGCGGAGCGCAATTGTCTGGTCCATGAACTCGACCCCGAGATCATCAGCGCTCCCGCCTTGCACCCAGGCTATAGTATGGTGGAACTGGGGAACAAACTCCTTGATCTACTGGAGCCAGAGGCGTCTCAGGCTAGCCTGGAGAGAAGACGTAGACTTGTTGTGGGAGGGGGAGAtacagaagaaaggggggagcaggACTCTTTGGGGAAAATAGCCAACAGGGACAGTGGTATTGACAGTATCAGCTCTCCGTCCACCAGCGAGGAGATGTGCTTCCTTGGGGAGGTGGAAGAGGGCGGACGAGAGGAGATGGAGCCCCCACATATCACAGTACAACACTGCTCAACGCATGACTCGGAAGGAGATAGCGACATGGAAGACGGGAGCgggggagaagaagaaatgggaCGATTGGACCATTGTGAG TTCACGGCCCGCCAGAAAGTGTATAACATCGCCAATGAGCTGCTGCAGACAGAGAAATCGTATGTGTCCCGTTTACATCTCTTGGACCAG GTGTTCTGCGCTCGGCTCATGGAGGAAGCTGGCACAAAGGGCTCATTTCCTATTGAAGTAGTGATGGGAATTTTCTCTAACATCTGTTCCATATACTGCTTCCATCAGCAGTTTCTGCTGCCCGAACTGGAGAAACGCATGCAAGAGTG GGACAGCAACCCTCGGATTGGGGACATCCTCCAGAAGTTGGCTCCATTCCTTAAAATGTATGGAGAGTATGTTAAGAACTTTGACCGAGCCATGGAGCTGGTGAACACTTGGACGGAGCGCTCATCCCAGTTCAAGGGCATCGTCCAGGAAGTGCAG AGGGAGGAAGCCTGCGGTAACCTGACATTACAGCACCACATGCTGGAGCCTGTGCAGAGGATTCCACGCTATGAACTGCTCCTGAAAGATTATCTCCAGAAACTGTCAGAGGAGTCGGGAGACCGAAGGGATGCGGAGA AGTCCTTGGATCTTATAGCGACTGCAGCCGAGCACTCCAATGCAGCTATAAGGAAAATG GAGCGGATGCACAAGCTTCTAAAAGTGTATGAACTCTTAGGTGGTGAGGAAGATATTGTGAACCCCACTAACGAGCTGATAAAAGAGGGACACATACTAAAGCTGTCGGCAAAGAACGGGACCACCCAGGACAGATACCTAATACTG TTCAATGATCGCTTACTGTACTGTGTTCCGAAGCTGCGTCTGATTGGTCAGAAATACAGTGTGAGAGCACGGATTGATGTGGAGGGGATGGAG tTGAAACACAGCAGCAGCCCTAATCTGACGAGGACATTCTTAGTGTCTGGAAAACAGCGGTCTCTGGAGCTCCAAGCCAG AACTGAAGAAGAGAAAAAAGACTGGATTCAG GCGATTGAAGCTACGATGAGCCGTCATGAGCAGACAATGGAGACCTACAAACTTCTTAATTCCTCCCATCGGGAAGATGAAGAGACTCCCCCCAATTCACCG AACACAGACCTGGGCAAGCGAGCCCCAACCCCAATTCGGGAGAAGGAGGTGACCATGTGCATGAAATGCCAAGAAGCTTTTAACTCTATAACCAAAAGGAGGCACCATTGCAAGGCTTGTGGACAT GTGGTTTGTGGAAAGTGCTCAGAGTTTCGAGCCAGGCTTGTCTATGACAACAACCGTACTAATCGCGTGTGTGTGGACTGCTACAGTGCACTGCATGGTTCTGTACCCAGCCCAGGTTACAACTCCCACACACCCCAACGTAGGAAATCTATTCTTGAG AAACAGGCTTCGGTGGTGGCAGAGCACAGTGTATTGTGCAGCTACATGCATTATATGGAGAAGGGAGCCAAGAGCTGGCACAAAGGCTGGTTTGTCATCCCGCAGAATGAGCCTCTGGTTCTGTACATCTATGGAGCCCCCCAG gatGTGAAAGCTCAGCGGAGCATCCCCCTGATTGGCTTCGAAGTCACCCCAACAGAACAGTGTGAGCGGTCCGATCGCAAACACGTCTTCAAAATCAGCCAGAGCCAGCTCAGCTTTTACTTCAGCCCTGAAACGGAGGAACTGCAACGCCGCTGGGTGAAGGCTCTGTCCCGAGCTGGTCGAGGGGATGATTACAACTCCAAACACTTAATCCTGGAGACTGAAGAAGAGACTGCGGGGACAGGGGAATTGCTAGGGGACACTTGA
- the FGD1 gene encoding FYVE, RhoGEF and PH domain-containing protein 1 isoform X1 — translation MSVQPYPSPGFPYGQRGEVEVPVKGTQACPPHPANMQVNRPRSTVYTYPPASTREEPGSYAKQFQARRFSYHIGGAASGPGTQTLQNDGLQPKPPVLVKSLSLEPAHIPVHPDKTQQPQSDIGSSSDCNGTFPEPSNPKPAAPRRSLRTKPEVPPKPPHLQSVRRPRPPGHIPPPPSRPLPADPRLARVPLRPDNKDGTPSAVTSLIEKFEKEPIILPAERNCLVHELDPEIISAPALHPGYSMVELGNKLLDLLEPEASQASLERRRRLVVGGGDTEERGEQDSLGKIANRDSGIDSISSPSTSEEMCFLGEVEEGGREEMEPPHITVQHCSTHDSEGDSDMEDGSGGEEEMGRLDHCEFTARQKVYNIANELLQTEKSYVSRLHLLDQVFCARLMEEAGTKGSFPIEVVMGIFSNICSIYCFHQQFLLPELEKRMQEWDSNPRIGDILQKLAPFLKMYGEYVKNFDRAMELVNTWTERSSQFKGIVQEVQREEACGNLTLQHHMLEPVQRIPRYELLLKDYLQKLSEESGDRRDAEKSLDLIATAAEHSNAAIRKMERMHKLLKVYELLGGEEDIVNPTNELIKEGHILKLSAKNGTTQDRYLILFNDRLLYCVPKLRLIGQKYSVRARIDVEGMELKHSSSPNLTRTFLVSGKQRSLELQARTEEEKKDWIQAIEATMSRHEQTMETYKLLNSSHREDEETPPNSPNTDLGKRAPTPIREKEVTMCMKCQEAFNSITKRRHHCKACGHVVCGKCSEFRARLVYDNNRTNRVCVDCYSALHGSVPSPGYNSHTPQRRKSILEKQASVVAEHSVLCSYMHYMEKGAKSWHKGWFVIPQNEPLVLYIYGAPQDVKAQRSIPLIGFEVTPTEQCERSDRKHVFKISQSQLSFYFSPETEELQRRWVKALSRAGRGDDYNSKHLILETEEETAGTGELLGDT, via the exons ggCTCCAACCCAAGCCTCCAGTGCTTGTTAAAAGCCTCTCCTTGGAGCCAGCTCACATCCCGGTACACCCTGATAAAACCCAGCAGCCCCAATCTGATATTGGAAGCTCCTCTGACTGCAATGGCACCTTCCCAGAACCCTCCAACCCAAAACCAGCAGCACCTAGACGCTCCCTACGCACCAAACCTGAAG TTCCTCCAAAGCCCCCACACCTCCAAAGCGTGAGAAGACCAAGGCCCCCTGGCCatatccccccacccccttcccgtCCGCTGCCTGCAGACCCCCGACTTGCAAGAGTCCCACTACGCCCAGACAACAAGGATGGAACACCCTCAGCAGTTACCTCCCTGATTGAGAAATTTGAGAA AGAACCCATCATTCTGCCTGCGGAGCGCAATTGTCTGGTCCATGAACTCGACCCCGAGATCATCAGCGCTCCCGCCTTGCACCCAGGCTATAGTATGGTGGAACTGGGGAACAAACTCCTTGATCTACTGGAGCCAGAGGCGTCTCAGGCTAGCCTGGAGAGAAGACGTAGACTTGTTGTGGGAGGGGGAGAtacagaagaaaggggggagcaggACTCTTTGGGGAAAATAGCCAACAGGGACAGTGGTATTGACAGTATCAGCTCTCCGTCCACCAGCGAGGAGATGTGCTTCCTTGGGGAGGTGGAAGAGGGCGGACGAGAGGAGATGGAGCCCCCACATATCACAGTACAACACTGCTCAACGCATGACTCGGAAGGAGATAGCGACATGGAAGACGGGAGCgggggagaagaagaaatgggaCGATTGGACCATTGTGAG TTCACGGCCCGCCAGAAAGTGTATAACATCGCCAATGAGCTGCTGCAGACAGAGAAATCGTATGTGTCCCGTTTACATCTCTTGGACCAG GTGTTCTGCGCTCGGCTCATGGAGGAAGCTGGCACAAAGGGCTCATTTCCTATTGAAGTAGTGATGGGAATTTTCTCTAACATCTGTTCCATATACTGCTTCCATCAGCAGTTTCTGCTGCCCGAACTGGAGAAACGCATGCAAGAGTG GGACAGCAACCCTCGGATTGGGGACATCCTCCAGAAGTTGGCTCCATTCCTTAAAATGTATGGAGAGTATGTTAAGAACTTTGACCGAGCCATGGAGCTGGTGAACACTTGGACGGAGCGCTCATCCCAGTTCAAGGGCATCGTCCAGGAAGTGCAG AGGGAGGAAGCCTGCGGTAACCTGACATTACAGCACCACATGCTGGAGCCTGTGCAGAGGATTCCACGCTATGAACTGCTCCTGAAAGATTATCTCCAGAAACTGTCAGAGGAGTCGGGAGACCGAAGGGATGCGGAGA AGTCCTTGGATCTTATAGCGACTGCAGCCGAGCACTCCAATGCAGCTATAAGGAAAATG GAGCGGATGCACAAGCTTCTAAAAGTGTATGAACTCTTAGGTGGTGAGGAAGATATTGTGAACCCCACTAACGAGCTGATAAAAGAGGGACACATACTAAAGCTGTCGGCAAAGAACGGGACCACCCAGGACAGATACCTAATACTG TTCAATGATCGCTTACTGTACTGTGTTCCGAAGCTGCGTCTGATTGGTCAGAAATACAGTGTGAGAGCACGGATTGATGTGGAGGGGATGGAG tTGAAACACAGCAGCAGCCCTAATCTGACGAGGACATTCTTAGTGTCTGGAAAACAGCGGTCTCTGGAGCTCCAAGCCAG AACTGAAGAAGAGAAAAAAGACTGGATTCAG GCGATTGAAGCTACGATGAGCCGTCATGAGCAGACAATGGAGACCTACAAACTTCTTAATTCCTCCCATCGGGAAGATGAAGAGACTCCCCCCAATTCACCG AACACAGACCTGGGCAAGCGAGCCCCAACCCCAATTCGGGAGAAGGAGGTGACCATGTGCATGAAATGCCAAGAAGCTTTTAACTCTATAACCAAAAGGAGGCACCATTGCAAGGCTTGTGGACAT GTGGTTTGTGGAAAGTGCTCAGAGTTTCGAGCCAGGCTTGTCTATGACAACAACCGTACTAATCGCGTGTGTGTGGACTGCTACAGTGCACTGCATGGTTCTGTACCCAGCCCAGGTTACAACTCCCACACACCCCAACGTAGGAAATCTATTCTTGAG AAACAGGCTTCGGTGGTGGCAGAGCACAGTGTATTGTGCAGCTACATGCATTATATGGAGAAGGGAGCCAAGAGCTGGCACAAAGGCTGGTTTGTCATCCCGCAGAATGAGCCTCTGGTTCTGTACATCTATGGAGCCCCCCAG gatGTGAAAGCTCAGCGGAGCATCCCCCTGATTGGCTTCGAAGTCACCCCAACAGAACAGTGTGAGCGGTCCGATCGCAAACACGTCTTCAAAATCAGCCAGAGCCAGCTCAGCTTTTACTTCAGCCCTGAAACGGAGGAACTGCAACGCCGCTGGGTGAAGGCTCTGTCCCGAGCTGGTCGAGGGGATGATTACAACTCCAAACACTTAATCCTGGAGACTGAAGAAGAGACTGCGGGGACAGGGGAATTGCTAGGGGACACTTGA